The following DNA comes from Streptomyces sp. NBC_00273.
GCGGACACGCCGCGGGGAGGCTTCGGCGCAGTCCGCGCCGCGGCGGGACCGGCAGCGCTCAGCCCGGTAGGCGCACCGTCATCTCCACCGTCACGTCGTCTCCTGCCCCCAGCCCAAGCGGCGTTCGGACAGCGTTCTTGACGGGCAGCAAGTACCCGCCTTCCCTGGGGAAGAGCGACGTCTCGAAGGTGACTTCGCCGATACTGGCCTCGACAGGGACGACTCCCCAGC
Coding sequences within:
- a CDS encoding DUF1905 domain-containing protein yields the protein MRMVFASQVIEWRGPAPFYFVPVPEEPSADVRQVASAATYGWGVVPVEASIGEVTFETSLFPREGGYLLPVKNAVRTPLGLGAGDDVTVEMTVRLPG